GGTTTCTCTCCTGTACGTTTCTGTCAGATCTCCATTCTCCAACTCCAAGAGTTCAGCTCAGCTCCCCTGacttcaactttttcatttcCCATTATTTAATAAACAGTAACTGTTTCTTGCTCACTGGGTTTCCGCTATCTACATGCATTGAAATTGCTACTACACTAGCTGCTTCTTCTGCCAATTTCTCCGCATTTAACACCCTGATGAACTCAAAAAGTTGGTTGAGGGTAGGAGTAATAAAGTGGAGATAGGAGTTTCAGTTTGTAATTATGAAACTTTACCCGAGTGAGTGGTAAAGCCGCAAGAACTGCCCACAGTAAGGAAATGAGATAAGTACTCTGGTTTGGAAAGAGTTACAAGGAACCTTCCCTGATTTGCTGCACCTTAAAGGACTACCTTCCAAGTTCTCAGTTATAAATCAGCAAGAGAAACAAACCCTTTCAACATTGTCCAACTTTCTTGCTTTAGTTGTGTTCTTGAATTTTTGGTACTATCTTTCACACACCAAAGTCTCTTCCCTTGTCAGGTTTTAGCATATTTTAGTTTAGATCCTAAGTCCGTGTCTCTATGTGTTTTAACAGATTGGAAAAAGATGTCGCACCAGAAGCAAGGAGAAGAAGCCATGATGTCCAGTCTCACCCAAACTGGCCAGCATGAAGAGGGAGAGGAAGTCAAAGGGGAGACGTCACAATTTACCTTAAAAAATGCTTTCTGGCACGGTGGTTCTGCCTATGATGCTTGGTTCAGCTGTGCCTCAAATCAGGTAAATATGAGTCAGAAGGGTGTGAAACCATTTGCAGATAACTATTCTCAAGTTTTTGTGTATATAATATCATTTGCTTGAaaggtcattttttttttcaatgaatctcaatatttacaaattagCTCTGGTTCTTGGCTTGTTCTCCTAAGCAAAGGAGTCAAGGATTTCTTGTGTCAAGATACGAGATGAGATTCTGAGGTTGAACACAGTTTTGATTCGTCTGAAgcacaaaaatgtaaaaaagatgtttttttttggttttgtgatGTGCAGGTTGCCCAGGTTCTGTTGACTCTGCCTTACTCTTTCGCACAGCTGGGGGTGGTTTCAGGCATTGTATTCCAAGTGTTCTATGGCTTGCTGGGGAGTTATACTGCTTATTTAATTAGTGTTCTGTACATTGAGTACAGAAGCcggaaagagaaagagaatgtCAGCTTCAAAAACCATGTCATCCAGGTGAGATATCCAAAGAACCTATATAACAAACAATTGAAAGACTTTTTACCCCCTTTTCCACCCTATACAgtgacatttttgtttttactctTAATATATGAAACAAGTTTCCCTTCAATTTCTTTGCAGTGGTTTGAAGTGTTGGAAGGCTTACTGGGTCCATACTGGAAAGCCATAGGATTGGCCTTCAATTGCACTTTTCTCCTCTTTGGATCTGTTATCCAGCTCATAGCTTGTGCCAGGTATTAATTTCCTCATTACTTAAATGTATCTACTTCGATCTATTATACCGGGTTAGAATGTGCAACACTGGCCTAATAGATGAGCGTGAATTGATTGAACCAGACATGTATCATCGTATCCAAAAGGTTTAACTTCTTTAAGGTTACATAAACTCTTTTCTTTATATGCAGTAATATATACTACATCAATGATCACTTGGACAAGAGGACTTGGACCTACATATTTGGGGCTTGTTGTGCCACCACAGTGTTCATTCCATCATTTCACAACTACAGGATATGGTCCTTCCTTGGTCTTGGCATGACCACATACACTGCTTGGTATTTGACCATCGCATCACTTGTTCATGGCCAGGTAAGCAAAATCAACAAGTTTTTCTCCTGTGAGGTTTCTACTCTTTGAAATTGTCTCAACTAAACTTGGTTTAAAAACTGTTATTCTTTTGATAGGTTGAAAATGTGACACATTCGGGCCCAAAAAAGTTGGTTTTGTATTTCACAGGCGCCACCAACATACTCTACACTTTCGGCGGGCACGCCGTCACAGTGTATGTAccttattataatattttgcttaTTAAGTTGGACAAAACAATCAtgatattgttttttctttctgtctGGGGCAGACATCAGAGAAAGATAATTGGAGAATTTCACTGCACGGTTCCCTTTCTTCAATTGCACCTTTATCATCCTGCATTCATTTCTAATGACCCTCGGAAATAGGACAAACATTTTATACAACACTTTTGAATAGCAATTACTATGGTGTCTTGGCTCACAGTTATACTCTGTCATTAGCAGTGAAAAATTGTTCAGACCCCACCTCAACTTTTTTCTACTTCGTTTAGAACTAGAttaatgatttttcttcatCCCGACGACTCCgtgaatataatataattttgtggTATGTAAAATAACAAGGTAGCGACATTTTACCCTGTGGTACGTCCTAGTTATGTATTCCACTCGAGTCAAAGGTGCTAGAGACACATAAGCTGGAACATAAATACACAcattaattatgtttgtttGTCTTTCCGGCATTGTCCACGGTAAATTGTCTGATTGTTCAACTAGCTCACTGGTGCCAAATTTTTGGCACCAACATTATCTTGGAAATTCAACGGGTGGCTTATTCTTCCTCTTTGAAATTCTCATACATTTGTAGATTTAAGTTAGAATGAACAGTAATGAAGAGCATgtgatacaaatatatatttcaggGAAATCATGCATGCAATGTGGAAGCCTCGGaagttcaaatatatatatctgtATGCAACATTTTATGTGTTCACCCTCACTATCCCCTCTGCTGTTTCCGTGTACTGGGCATTCGGTGACCAACTTTTGGATCACTCCAATGCCTTCTCACTTCTCCCGCGTACTGGCTGGCGTGACGCAGGTGTCATCCTAATGCTCATTCACCAGGTCCTAATATACTTTTCCTAAATTACTAGATAATTCAAAACCATCACGTGTTAAGTTGAGATTAGTCTATATATCTTAGTGATAGTCCGTCTTTTTGTATGTGGGTTGCAGATTATCACATTTGGCTTT
The sequence above is drawn from the Vigna radiata var. radiata cultivar VC1973A chromosome 3, Vradiata_ver6, whole genome shotgun sequence genome and encodes:
- the LOC106757063 gene encoding auxin transporter-like protein 1; this encodes MSHQKQGEEAMMSSLTQTGQHEEGEEVKGETSQFTLKNAFWHGGSAYDAWFSCASNQVAQVLLTLPYSFAQLGVVSGIVFQVFYGLLGSYTAYLISVLYIEYRSRKEKENVSFKNHVIQWFEVLEGLLGPYWKAIGLAFNCTFLLFGSVIQLIACASNIYYINDHLDKRTWTYIFGACCATTVFIPSFHNYRIWSFLGLGMTTYTAWYLTIASLVHGQVENVTHSGPKKLVLYFTGATNILYTFGGHAVTVEIMHAMWKPRKFKYIYLYATFYVFTLTIPSAVSVYWAFGDQLLDHSNAFSLLPRTGWRDAGVILMLIHQIITFGFACTPLYFVWEKVIGMHDTKSICLRALARLPVVIPIWFLAIIFPFFGPINSAVGALLVSFTVYIIPASAHMLTFRSAAARQNAAEKLPFFIPNWTLMYVVNALVVVWVLVVGFGFGGWASMVNFIKQVDTFGLFAKCYQCPPKLTNHHS